A genomic segment from Dermacentor silvarum isolate Dsil-2018 chromosome 11, BIME_Dsil_1.4, whole genome shotgun sequence encodes:
- the LOC119432393 gene encoding probable maltase-glucoamylase 2, translating to MNPKGDGTAWGVLILNSNAMDYTVTPGGNVAIATTGGILDLYFFVGSTPTQVVQQYQKLVGLPFMPPIWALGYQVWMSDYTSLNEVKGAVTALDQAGVPKDVIWLDVFQDSKAFTLNSAFGGLQAYIRQLASVGIQIGLVTNPAIPADNVTRYSPYTTGLEEDVFVKIGSGTSGSDPNAVLYAKGLPSGPSAFPDFLKNSTKQWWRNAILDYQESTADFDAMFLRLNEPAEFSGSASCERNDVACQACPQNRWEYPPYTPVAYRNEEGNATQLHNGTLCMNAAFGERLRYKHYDVHSIYGWSHSMATQWALTDLIGDRTLVISESTYPSTGRYAGHLVQLPDFGEWSGLRRAIVAVLEFNIFGIPYVGVPLCSGTSSTLLCQRWIELGAFFPLGPRLQDETFKCRHGFHDSRGP from the exons ATGAACCCCAAAGGAGACGGAACAGCATGGGGTGTCCTCATCCTCAACAGCAACGCGATGG ATTACACGGTGACTCCGGGCGGAAACGTCGCCATTGCGACCACGGGTGGAATCCTTGACCTTTACTTCTTCGTCGGCTCCACGCCCACCCAGGTGGTTCAACAGTACCAAAAG CTCGTCGGACTACCCTTCATGCCGCCGATCTGGGCTCTGGGGTATCAAGTGTGGATGTCCGATTACACGTCGCTCAATGAAGTCAAGGGCGCGGTCACAGCTCTTGACCAGGCTGGGGTGCCCAAG gATGTCATCTGGCTGGACGTCTTTCAAGATTCAAAAGCATTCACTTTGAACTCCGCTTTCGGCGGTCTTCAGGCGTACATCCGGCAGCTGGCGAGCGTGGGCATCCAAATTGGCCTGGTCACA AATCCGGCTATTCCTGCCGACAACGTCACGCGGTACAGCCCATACACAACAGGTCTCGAAGAGGACGTGTTCGTCAAGATAGGTTCCGGAACCAGCGGTTCTGACCCAAACGCTGTACTTTATGCTAAG GGGCTTCCATCCGGACCTTCAGCCTTCCCAGATTTTCTGAAGAACTCTACCAAGCAGTGGTGGCGAAACGCCATCTTGGACTACCAGGAATCCACCGCCGACTTTGACGCAATGTTCCTC AGGCTGAATGAACCGGCCGAGTTCAGCGGATCTGCTTCCTGCGAGCGAAACGACGTGGCGTGCCAAGCGTGTCCTCAGAATCGATGGGAATATCCGCCGTATACGCCAG TCGCCTACAGGAACGAAGAAGGCAACGCCACGCAGCTTCATAATGGCACCCTCTGCATGAACGCGGCGTTCGGCGAAAGGCTGCGGTACAAGCACTACGACGTCCACAGCATCTACGGTTGGAGTCACAGCATGGCAACGCAATG GGCGCTGACCGATCTCATCGGCGACAGGACCCTGGTGATTTCTGAATCTACGTACCCTTCAACTGGCCGGTATGCCGGACATCTCGTTCAACTGCCAGACTTCGGAGAATGGTCGGGCCTGAGGAGAGCCATTGTGG CTGTCCTGGAGTTCAATATTTTCGGGATTCCCTAT GTTGGAGTCCCCCTCTGTTCGGGGACTAGCTCAACACTCTTGTGCCAAAGATGGATCGAACTTGGCGCCTTCTTTCCCCTTGGTCCTCGACTTCAGGATGAGACGTTCAAGT GCAGACACGGTTTCCATGACAGCCGCGGCCCTTGA